A single Leptidea sinapis chromosome 2, ilLepSina1.1, whole genome shotgun sequence DNA region contains:
- the LOC126974207 gene encoding zinc finger protein 98-like produces MQHEPFIQQAGKDEIDVEEHELPEVQTNFYFENTYRNRSGDKPYLCSVCVNSFCKYSTLKRHKIIHVGDKPYSCNVCGKSFRRSGTFKIHKIIHTGDKPYPCNVCGKSFKQVSTLKTHKGIHTSDKPYSCNVCDKSFKQASTLKTHKGTHTGDKPYLCSVCVNRFCKPSTLKRHKIIHTGDKPYLCNVCGKSFKEASTLKTHKRIHTGDKPYSCNVCDKSFKHCGTFKIHNRLHTGDNPYICNVCGKSLKQAFILKTQRFTSGDKPYLCSVSVKSFCKSSTLKRIKIKHTGDKPYSCNVCGKSFMYSDTFKIHKRLHIGVKPYVCNVCGKSFKHSGTFKIHKRLHTGDKPYVCNVCGKSLKQAFTLKTHKGIHLVINLTYAVIVVRVSVNLEL; encoded by the exons ATGCAACATGAACCGTTCATTCAACAGGCGGGAAAAGATGAGATAGATGTGGAAGAGCATGAGTTACCAG aggTTCAAACAAACTTTTACTTTGAAAACACATATAGGAATAGAtccggtgataaaccttacctaTGCAGTGTTTGTGTTAATAGTTTCTGTAAATATAGTACTTTGAagagacataaaataatacatgttggtgataaaccatactcatgcaatgtttgtggtaagagtttcagacGTTCTGGTACCTTCaagatacataaaataatacatactggtgataaaCCATACCCATGCAATGTTTGCGGTAAGAGTTTCAAACAAGTTTCTACTTTAAAAACACATAAAGGAATACATACCAGTGACAAACCATACTCATGCAATGTTTGTGATAAGAGTTTTAAACaagcttctactttgaaaacACATAAAGGAACACATacaggtgataaaccttacttaTGCAGTGTTTGTGTTAATAGATTCTGTAAACCTAGTACTTTGAagagacataaaataatacatactggtgataaaccttacttaTGCAATGTTTGCGGTAAGAGTTTCAAAGAAGCTTCAACTTTGAAAACTCATAAAAGAATACATACAGGTGATAAACCATACTCATGCAATGTTTGTGATAAGAGTTTCAAGCATTGTGGTACCTTCAAGATACATAATAGACTACATACTGGTGATAATCCTTACATatgcaatgtttgtggtaagagtttaaaacaagcttttattttgaaaacacAAAGATTTACATCTGGCGATAAACCTTACTTATGCAGTGTTTCTGTTAAGAGTTTCTGTAAATCTAGTACTTTGAagagaattaaaataaaacatactggtgataaaccatactcatgcaatgtttgtggtaagagtttcatgTATTCTGATACCTTCAAGATACATAAAAGACTACATATTGGTGTTAAACCTTACGTatgcaatgtttgtggtaagagtttcaaacaTTCTGGTACCTTCAAGATACATAAGAGACTACAtactggtgataaaccttacgtatgcaatgtttgtggtaagagtttaaaacaagcttttactttaaaaacacataAAGGAATACAtctggtgataaaccttacttaTGCAGTgattgtggtaagagtttctgTAAATCTAGAACTTTGA